Within Mucilaginibacter inviolabilis, the genomic segment GTTTGAAATACGACAGGCGCTGGATGCTTGTTGATGAACAAAATCGTTTCCTTACCCAGCGGGAATATCCTCAAATGGCTTTGTTAAAGGTGCAGATTGAAAATGATGGATTGTTAGTCACCCATTATCTGAATGGATCAGTATTGATACCATTTGAACAGCATGATCAAAGTAAACAAGAAGTAGCTATCTGGGATGATACCTGTGCAGGTGTATTTGTTGATCAGGAACTGGACAACTGGTTTAGCGCAGCATTGGGTATAAAATGCCGGTTGATTTATATGCCCGAAGATACCCATCGTCAGGTTGACCGGCAGTATGCACCTGAAGGCATGATCACCTCTTTTGCTGATGCTTATCCCTTTTTATTGATCGGCCAGGCTTCGCTCGATGACCTGAATAACCGCATGACCGAACCATTGCCCATGAACCGGTTCAGACCCAATATTGTTTTTACGGGCGGAGATGCTTTTGATGAGGATCTGATGAACCATATACAAATAGCCGGTATTGATTTTTATGGGACCAAACTTTGTGCACGCTGTGTGCTCACGACCATCGATCAGCAAACAGCTGTTAAGGCTAAAGAACCATTAAAAACATTGGCGCAATACCGATTGAGGGACAAGAAGATACTATTTGGGCAAAATTTAATTCATGAAAATACAGGCATCCTTACCGTTGGTGATACATTAAATGTATTAAGCACCCATACCGAAGAAAGATTCCTGGTGCCTCAAAAATGAAAAGACATATTGCCCATATTACCTTAGTAGTGGCCGATTATGATGAGGCCATTGCTTTTTATACGCAAAAGCTTGGCTTTGTATTGATAGAGGACACCGTTTTAAGCGAAACAAAAAGATGGGTTTTAATAGCGCCCGATAAAGATGCCCAATGTGCTATCCTGTTGGCTAAGGCTGTAGGTGATGAACAGAAACAGGCCATTGGCAATCAATCGGGCAAGCGCGTATTCCTGTTTTTATATACCGACGATTTCTGGCGCGATCATGAGGCGATGACCACTAAGGGGGTTAACTTTGTGCGACCGCCAGTTACAGAAGATTACGGTATAGTTGCCGTTTTTGAAGATCTTTACGGTAATTTATGGGATCTGATACAGCCATCTGAAAACAATAAACCAAATGAAACCAACCATCACCATTGAATACTGCCCCAAATGTAACTGGATGATGCGCGCCGCTTATATGGCACAGGAACTTCTCACCACCTTTACAGATGATGTGTATGGGGTAACCCTGCAGCCCAGCGAAACAAGTGGCAAATATACCATCAGCGTAAATGACACCGTACTGTTCGACAGAAAAGAACAAGGGCGCTTCCCGGAGATCAAAGAGTTAAAGCAATTGGTACGTGACCAGGTGAATCCCGATAAAAGTTTAGGACACTCCGATAACAGGTAAATAGATAGTACACTTGTACTCTATAGTATTACTGGATATTTTTATTTATAATTAACAAAATTGTTATTTACCTTTGTTAGTTTTATTTTAGAAAATGCTATCCAAAAAAACTAAATACGCAATTAAGGCATTGGTGATCCTGGGCAAGAACAGAGATCAACCGCCAATGCAGATTTCAAAGATCGCCGAGGCTGAACGCATCCCCAAAAAATTCCTGGAGCAAATACTGCTCGATCTGCGGAATGCCGGTTTCCTGTACAGTAAAAAAGGTGCAGGTGGTGGCTATAGCCTGAACCGCGATCCCAAGGAGATATTCCTGGTAAGCATTATGCGTATTACCGACGGTCCTATTGCCATGGTTCCTTGCGCCAGTCTTAATTTTTATCACAAATGTGATGAATGCCACCAGGAAACTACCTGCGGTATCCGCGATGTATTTGTTGATGTGCGCGATGCTACATTAAAAATATTAAGTGAGACCAGCATAGCCGATATCATATCTCGCGAACAGACGCTTATCCACACCTAAAAAATCTCACCAAACTGTAAAAAGGCAACTTTTTTCAATTAAATTCTACCATTTCCGTATAGTATGTATATATTTGGGGAATGAATACCCTCAACAGGAATATTTACTACAAAAATCTGATGTGTTATTGCGTGAGAGACAATAAGGCCAGGCTATAATTTTTGTATTAACCATATACGCCTCTTTAGCCTAAGCCAAAGAGGCTTTTTTATAATTGATAAAACGATAAGATATGCAGAGCTTCAGAACGGAACTGGAGAACCCAATAGTTGAGAAAGATATTATTGATCTTGAAAAAAAGATCAGGGCCTTTCGTGAAGGTAAAATTCACGACGAAAAGTTCAGGAGCTTACGTCTGGCTCGTGGTATTTATGGGCAGCGCCAGCCTGGTGTGCAAATGGTGCGTATCAAGCTGCCATTTGGTAAAGTCACTTTCAAACAGCTGTTGCGTATTGCCGAGATATCTGACGAGTACGGAAGCCGTAACCTGCACCTGACCACGCGTCAGGATATCCAGATCCATTACGTAAGTTTGGAGCGAACGCCTGAACTTTGGGCCAAACTGGAGCAGGATGATATCACCCTGCGCGAAGCTTGTGGTAATACCGTGAGAAACGTTACCGCCTCCCCTGCCTCAGGTATCGATCCGCAGGAGCCATTTGATGTGTCTCCTTATGCCCATGCTACATTCGAGTATTTTTTGCGCAACCCGGTTTGCCAGGAAATGGGTCGTAAGTTCAAAATTTCCTTTTCATCAAGTGATGCTGACACCGCATTTTCTTACATCCATGATATCGGTGTTATCCCGAAGCTCAAAAACACTGGTGAGCGCGGCTTTAAAGTACTTTTAGGCGGTGGCTTAGGCGCGCAGCCTATTCTGGCCAACATCGTAGAAGAGTTTTTACCCGAGGATCAGTTGATCCCTTATATCGAGGCCATCATCCGGGTGTTTGATCGTTATGGCGAACGCAATAACCGTAACAAAGCCCGTTTGAAATACCTGATCCAGAAATTGGGATTGGAAGAGGTACTGCGCCTGGCTGCTATTGAAAGAACAGCTATCAAAGTAAAAAGTTACCCCATTAACCGTGATGCGGTTCTGCAACCAGCCGTTCCGGAAGAAACCGCTTTTGCCGAGGTAAGCATCAGCAATCCGTTCCGCTATGAGCAATGGCTGGCTACCAACGTATTTGAGCAAAAGCAAAAAGGCTTTTATGGCGTATACATCAAAGTTCCGGTTGGTGATATCTCCTCAGATACCGCCCGTGAACTGGTAAAAGTTTTACAGCCATTGGTTGCCGATGAAATCCGTGTTACCCAAAATCAGGGCTTACTGTTGAAATTTGCCCGTAAAGAAGCATTACCAGCCCTGTACGAAGGTTTGGCTAAGTTGGAACTGGCCGCTCCGGGGTTTGATAGTGTAGCCGACGTGACCACGTGTCCTGGTACTGACACCTGTAACCTGGGTATCTCCAACAGCATGACCATGGCCCGGGTACTGGAAGACCTGATCTATAACGAATATGAAGATTTTATTTATAACCGCGATATCAAGATAAAAATAAGCGGCTGTATGAACTCCTGCGGTCAGCATGGTTTGGCACATATTGGTTTTCATGGCAGTTCACTTAAGGCCGGTACCAAAGTATTACCGTCTGTACAGGTGATGCTGGGCGGCGGTACTGTTGGTGATGGCATTGGTCGTGCTGCTGATAGGGTGATCAAAGTGCCTTCAAAAAGAGCAACCGATGTTTTACGCACCCTGCTTGACGATTATAAAGCCCTCTCAACAGAAGGCGAATTGTACAACGATTATTACGACAGACAGGGTAAAGACTATTTTTATCGCCTGCTGAAACCATTGGCCGATCTCACTAACCTTACTGATGACGAATTTGTTGACTGGGGGCATCAGGAAACTTTTGTTACCGCCATTGGCGTTGGCGAATGTGCCGGTGTGATCATTGACCTGGTAGCTACCCTGCTTTATGAGTCGGAAGAAAAACTGGGTTGGGCCAATCAATCATTCCAGGCCGGTGCATGGTCTGATGCTATATATCATGCATATAATACACTGCTAAGCTCTGCAAAAGCGTTATTGCTGGATAAAAGCATCAACACCAGTACACAAGCGGCAGTTATCCGTGAGTTTGATGCCAATTATGTAGAAAAAGGCGAATTTGATATCGAAGGCAGCTTTAACGATCTGGTTTTACAGATCAACCAGCATGAGCCTTCTCAGGAATTTGCTACTGCTTATTTAGCACAGGCAACCGCGTTTTTAGAAAAAAGTAAAGCAAAAAGAGAGGCTTTGGTACAATAATAAAATTGTTAAAGGATAGTAAACATGTCATTATTGCCCAAAGATAGCAGCATAACCAAGGTCCAGAATCAGGATACAGGGGGCAATCAATTGTTTCCCGTGTTTTTAAAACTGAACGACCTGCATACCGTACTGGTAGGTGGAGGCCATGTTGGTTTGGAAAAACTCACCGCTATTTTAAGCAATAGTACACAGGCCAAAGTAACCGTGATATCCCGTGAGTTTTTGCCGGAGATACATGAACTGGCCGCCCGATACGATGGTTTAACCATCATCCAGAAATCATTTACCGATGATGACCTGAACGATGCCGAAGTAGTGATAGCAGCCACCAACGACAGCGACCTGAACAAATATATCCGCCAGGCCGCGCATGATCGTAAGTTACTGATCAATGTGGCTGATAAACCGGAGCTTTGCGATTTTTACTTAGCATCCATCGTTCAAAAAGGTGATCTTAAACTGGCGATATCTACCAATGGTAAATCGCCAACCATAGCCAAACGTTTAAAAGAGGTGCTTAACGAAAGCATTCCTGACGAGCTGGATACTACCCTGCAGCAAATGAGCGAACTGCGCAATACCCTCACCGGCGATTTTGCCGACAAGGTTAAAACTTTAAATAAAGTAACCTCGGTACTGGTTGAGCCAAAAATAACTATCAAGAAGAATTTTATCTGGCTTATCTGGTCAACCATTATTATTTCGCTGGCTATAGTTATTGCGGCATTATATTACAGGGAGCCTCAGTTTAAGTCATTTGTAGAAGGTGTACCACCGCAATTCTATTACTTTTTAGGGGCTGGTTTCCTGTTTGCACTGGTTGATGGGGCAATCGGTATGTCATACGGTGTTACCTCTACCACCTTCTCCCTGTCCATGGGTATCCCGCCGGCATCAGCCAGTATGGGTGTCCACCTGTCAGAGATCATGAGCTGCGGTATCGCCGGTTGGATGCACTATCGCATGGGTAATATCAACTGGAAGTTATTTAAACTATTGGTGATACCGGGTATTATCGGCGCTGTTACCGGTGCTTACCTGCTATCATCATTAGAACATTACAGTCAGTATACCAAGCCGGTAGTGTCTTTATATACATTAATACTTGGACTGGTTATCCTGTCCAAGGCGTTTAATATCAAGCGTAAAAAATCGGCCGATAAAGTTAAACGTATTTCGCTGCTTGGTTTAGGTGGCGGCTTTATTGATGCTGTTGGCGGCGGCGGCTGGGGATCTATCGTACTGTCAACCCTGATAGCCGGTGGCCGTAGTCCGCGGTTTTCATTAGGTACGGTAAAATTATCCAGGTTCTTTGTGGCCATCATGGGCTCGCTTACCTTTATCAGTATGGTGAGCAGCGATCACTGGCCTGCAGTAGCCGGTTTAATATTGGGCAGCGCACTGGCATCGCCTATCGCGGCCCGCATCTCCAATAAAATATCCACAAAAACCATTATGGTTTCTGTCGGAATTATCGTAATACTGGTGAGTATCAAATCGATAATTGCCTTTATTACAAAAGTTTTGTAACATGAGCGAAGTAGTAAAACATATACAAAAAGTAATTGCAGGCCTTGACCCGGTTGACGCCCTGCGTGAGCTGGCCGAGCTGTTTCCCGGCGAAATTGTATTCTCCACCAGTTTTGGATGGGAAGATCAGGCTATCAGTCACATGATATTTGCCAATAATTTGCCTATCAAAGTTTTTACCTTGGAAACAGGTCGCCTTTTTCGTGAAACCTACTCGGTTTGGAGCAGCACTATGGACAGGTATAAGCAAGCTATCCACGCCTATTATCCCGATCGTGACCTGCTGGAAGAAATGGTGAATAAAAAGGGCCCTAACAGCTTTTATGAGTCTGTAGAGAACCGTAAAGAGTGCTGCGGCATCCGGAAGATTGAGCCCTTAAAACGCGCGCTGAAAGGTAATAAACTATGGATCACCGGTATCCGTGCCGATCAATCAGCCAATCGTCTGGACATGGAAAATGTAGAATGGGATGAACAAAACCAGCTAGCCAAGTTCCACCCTATTTTCAGCTGGACATTGGATGATGTAAAAGACTATATCAAACAATACAATATCCCTTACAACTCATTGCACGATAAAGGCTTCCCGAGCATTGGCTGTATGCCTTGCACACGTGCTGTTGCCGAAGGCGAGGATTTTCGCGCCGGTCGCTGGTGGTGGGAAGATCAATCCAAAAAAGAATGCGGCCTGCACGAAGTAAAGCAACATTAAACAAAGACGTTTTTTAATAATTATACACCCAAAGCCGGTATGATCATCAGATCATCCGGCTTTTTTGTTTTAGAGTTGTCCACCCCATATTCTCCCACTATGTCATTGCGAGGAGGAACGACGAAGCAATCTCATCGAGTTCAATACCCGAACGAGGAGATTGCCACGCTATCGCTCGCAATGACATGTTTTTTAATAATTCTACATGTTGTCATTTCGAACGAGGAACGAGGAGAAATCTTTTACAATAGATAGTTTAACCAAGCAATGCTTTCCATGTATGAAGCAGAAGATTTCTCCTCGTTCCATCTGCTGCCGCGGGCTTCCAGCCCGTGGTAATCATGATCTCAGCTTTCAGCTGAACTAACCTTACAATTTAATTCTCTCCCTGCACCCTGAGTTTTCGCAAATTCCAGTATTTCTGGATCATTTTACCGGTTGCAAATTCGCTCAACCAGATATTTTTCACCTGGGGATCCAAATTAAGATCATCCGGCAAATAGGTCAAAATATACCTTGCCGATAAAGAAAATTCAATAAAATTGCCCAGTCTTTTTATATAAGTTACTTTATAAAAACCAAGACTATCCCTGAGCTTATTTAGCGCTCCAAGTTTATCAAACAGATTTGCCGATTTAAACACATCCTTAAATCTCAAACTGTCGGTCAACAAATGGCCGCGCCCAACGTTGTCAACCCCGATGATCCGAATTGTTTGATCATATTTTGAAATATTGAACCTCTGGTACTTTGTTATATCTAGTATATAATTTGTAGGAAAGTCTTTCTCAAATTTATTGGGTTCACCGATATATATATTTAGCTTCACGGTATCCTTATCTGTCCGGTAAAGACAATTATAATAAACGCTATCGTTTGATATTCTGCTCCAGATTCCCGCTTCACCCCTTTGAAAATAGTTCCATTCTCTAAAAACTTTTATTGAATTACTGTCCAACCGGTTAGCTATCTTTCGCGCCTGGATCTCCCTTTGCTTATCCTCCAATTTCGGGTCGGAACATCCAGTGATAACCGCATGCAACAACATTAAAATGATTATTAACCGAAATTTAGCTTTCATAATTACAATTCAGAAATGATATGGCTGTAATTTAATTAAAATTGCCCATTCTACATCCCCCACCACAAAAAAAGCGAATGGGCATCGCTGCCCATCCGCCTTAAAAACTATAAAAAAACGTATTAAAAAAGTGCTTATTTAGGTTGCTGTCCGCTCAACAGGCCATCTAACGTAACCGATACATAGTACAGACCACCAATGGTTGGGCCGCCGGCATATTGATAGTACCGTTTGTTAAAAATATCGGTTGCGCCCAATTTAAAGGTAGCGTAGTATACCGGTACGCGGTAGGTAACCTGGGCATCAACAGTACCAATAGCAGGCACAGTACCGGTAACCAGTGGGCTTTCCCACAGGAATGATTCCTGCCACTTGTACACTACGTTGAAACCAAAGTTTTTAACCACTTCGCGGTTACCAAATGATACGTTGCCCGACCACTCTGGTGTGTTAAAGCCGGTTACAAAAATATCAGAGGCCGATTGGGCTTTCAGCTTGTTAAAGCTTACGTTGCCCGATATGGTGTATCTTTTATAAAAGTTATAAGTGATACCAGCCGATGAACCATAATTATTATAGATGTTCTTGGCATTGGTATATACACGGTACCTGCTTTGGCCCTGGCTGGCCGCATTGGTTGAAGTTGCGGTAGTCGGGTCGCGGTTAATGTCCAGCATGGATAACACGGCTGCGTCTGTACCCACAGTAGTTCCATTGGGTACAAATACCTGTACCTGGCCTAAAAAGCCATTGTAGCGGTTGGTATAGGCATCTATGTCGATAAATACTTTGTTATCCGCAATAATACCTTTATAGCCCACTTCGTACGAGGTGATTTGTTCAGGGCGGGCAGGCGGCAGATCGGCCACTTGCAGCAGCTTTCTGTTGGCTAATGCATTGGCATCGGTACTACCACCCGGCGCCGCATTTACAGCTGCATTAAAGTTAGTTACCGATGTTTGCGTATAGCTATTGCCTAAATAACCCAAACCATCATTAATAAATGGCAAACTACCCACACGTTTCACACGACCATTGTTCACATAGGATAAAGCCTCAAACAACGATGGGAAACGGTAACCGTTCTGAAAAGTAAACCTGAAGTTATGGTTCTCGTTCACGGTATAAACAGCTGCTAAACGCGGCGTGAATTTAGGGTCGAAGTAAGGATTATAATCCCAACGGATAGATCCAAATAATTTCAGCTTTTCATCAAAAAAGGTTTTGGTTACCTGGGTAAAGGCGCCGTACTTTTTGTAGATCACATCTTTGCCAAAGCTTCCGTTGGGCAAAGGTGTGTTACGATCAGCAATCGGACGGCTAAAGTCCACAAAGTTATTTCCGTCAGGAATGATAGAATATACACGCACATCAGCGCCAGCCAGCAGGTCAACCACTTTTACACGGCTGCTCAGGTCCCATTGTGCCTCGGCATTATACATATGGCTTTTTTGTATCAGTGCGGCACCACCGGTTACAGGCGCATTCGGGATCAGGCTCGATTTGATATCCCAGTTATTAATACCGATAATGGTTTTACGCAGATCGTTAAAGGCCTGTGTTCCGGGTTCTACCCTGCCCTTATCAGCAGCGGCTCTTGCAAATTGCTCAGCAGCGGCCAGGTTGGCTGATGTTAAAACACCGCCATTATATGATTTAAGGGCGTTTCCGTATAAAGTAGCCCAGGCTGAGTTACTGGCATGATTCAGATCGAGGTTATCAGCCAACGGTTTTACGTTGAATGAATTACCGGTATTTTCTATGGATTCATATGCGCGAACCAGGAACTCTTTGCCTTTTAATTCCACTTTATGGTTCTGTACAGTAGCTCCGTCTAAAGAAATTTTGTTACCACGTTGAAAAACGCCATCCATGCGTCCATAGCGGTAGGTGTATGACAATATGGTGTTTGGTGTTATTTTGTAAGATAAAGTACCATCCAGTTTCAGGTTGGTCACGTGCGGATCAACCAGATCAACCTCATTATAACCAGTACGCGCCACGGTAAGATTTGGACGGGCAACACCATTAACGCTGATACCTTTAATAACCACGGTATTGCTACCCGCAAGCGCATCGTCGCCATATTTGTTCCAGCCGTCATAAGCCGCGTTGCTGGTTCCCGTCAGTTCCGGGTAAGCAGGGTTAGCCGTTTTAAGGTAGCCTGGGTTTTGGTCTTTCTGAGTATTTGATTGCCAGTCGGTGCCCTGTAAATAGCTAAAGTTTACTTTGAAGGCGAATTTATCGTTAAAAGCTTTAGCAAATCTTAAAGCATCCTCGGTTAATGAGCTTGTGCCCAGAGGGTCGTTACCCACATGGTTTATAGCCTGGCGATGGTAGAAACTAAGGCCCTGGTATTTAAAAGGATCTTTGGTAAAAAGGTTAGATAAACCGTTGATGGCATTGGT encodes:
- a CDS encoding MOSC domain-containing protein; its protein translation is MLTVSEINIYPIKSLGGISLPYAEVTDRGLKYDRRWMLVDEQNRFLTQREYPQMALLKVQIENDGLLVTHYLNGSVLIPFEQHDQSKQEVAIWDDTCAGVFVDQELDNWFSAALGIKCRLIYMPEDTHRQVDRQYAPEGMITSFADAYPFLLIGQASLDDLNNRMTEPLPMNRFRPNIVFTGGDAFDEDLMNHIQIAGIDFYGTKLCARCVLTTIDQQTAVKAKEPLKTLAQYRLRDKKILFGQNLIHENTGILTVGDTLNVLSTHTEERFLVPQK
- a CDS encoding VOC family protein; the protein is MKRHIAHITLVVADYDEAIAFYTQKLGFVLIEDTVLSETKRWVLIAPDKDAQCAILLAKAVGDEQKQAIGNQSGKRVFLFLYTDDFWRDHEAMTTKGVNFVRPPVTEDYGIVAVFEDLYGNLWDLIQPSENNKPNETNHHH
- a CDS encoding SelT/SelW/SelH family protein, which gives rise to MKPTITIEYCPKCNWMMRAAYMAQELLTTFTDDVYGVTLQPSETSGKYTISVNDTVLFDRKEQGRFPEIKELKQLVRDQVNPDKSLGHSDNR
- a CDS encoding RrF2 family transcriptional regulator, coding for MLSKKTKYAIKALVILGKNRDQPPMQISKIAEAERIPKKFLEQILLDLRNAGFLYSKKGAGGGYSLNRDPKEIFLVSIMRITDGPIAMVPCASLNFYHKCDECHQETTCGIRDVFVDVRDATLKILSETSIADIISREQTLIHT
- a CDS encoding nitrite/sulfite reductase translates to MQSFRTELENPIVEKDIIDLEKKIRAFREGKIHDEKFRSLRLARGIYGQRQPGVQMVRIKLPFGKVTFKQLLRIAEISDEYGSRNLHLTTRQDIQIHYVSLERTPELWAKLEQDDITLREACGNTVRNVTASPASGIDPQEPFDVSPYAHATFEYFLRNPVCQEMGRKFKISFSSSDADTAFSYIHDIGVIPKLKNTGERGFKVLLGGGLGAQPILANIVEEFLPEDQLIPYIEAIIRVFDRYGERNNRNKARLKYLIQKLGLEEVLRLAAIERTAIKVKSYPINRDAVLQPAVPEETAFAEVSISNPFRYEQWLATNVFEQKQKGFYGVYIKVPVGDISSDTARELVKVLQPLVADEIRVTQNQGLLLKFARKEALPALYEGLAKLELAAPGFDSVADVTTCPGTDTCNLGISNSMTMARVLEDLIYNEYEDFIYNRDIKIKISGCMNSCGQHGLAHIGFHGSSLKAGTKVLPSVQVMLGGGTVGDGIGRAADRVIKVPSKRATDVLRTLLDDYKALSTEGELYNDYYDRQGKDYFYRLLKPLADLTNLTDDEFVDWGHQETFVTAIGVGECAGVIIDLVATLLYESEEKLGWANQSFQAGAWSDAIYHAYNTLLSSAKALLLDKSINTSTQAAVIREFDANYVEKGEFDIEGSFNDLVLQINQHEPSQEFATAYLAQATAFLEKSKAKREALVQ
- a CDS encoding TSUP family transporter, with translation MSLLPKDSSITKVQNQDTGGNQLFPVFLKLNDLHTVLVGGGHVGLEKLTAILSNSTQAKVTVISREFLPEIHELAARYDGLTIIQKSFTDDDLNDAEVVIAATNDSDLNKYIRQAAHDRKLLINVADKPELCDFYLASIVQKGDLKLAISTNGKSPTIAKRLKEVLNESIPDELDTTLQQMSELRNTLTGDFADKVKTLNKVTSVLVEPKITIKKNFIWLIWSTIIISLAIVIAALYYREPQFKSFVEGVPPQFYYFLGAGFLFALVDGAIGMSYGVTSTTFSLSMGIPPASASMGVHLSEIMSCGIAGWMHYRMGNINWKLFKLLVIPGIIGAVTGAYLLSSLEHYSQYTKPVVSLYTLILGLVILSKAFNIKRKKSADKVKRISLLGLGGGFIDAVGGGGWGSIVLSTLIAGGRSPRFSLGTVKLSRFFVAIMGSLTFISMVSSDHWPAVAGLILGSALASPIAARISNKISTKTIMVSVGIIVILVSIKSIIAFITKVL
- a CDS encoding phosphoadenylyl-sulfate reductase encodes the protein MSEVVKHIQKVIAGLDPVDALRELAELFPGEIVFSTSFGWEDQAISHMIFANNLPIKVFTLETGRLFRETYSVWSSTMDRYKQAIHAYYPDRDLLEEMVNKKGPNSFYESVENRKECCGIRKIEPLKRALKGNKLWITGIRADQSANRLDMENVEWDEQNQLAKFHPIFSWTLDDVKDYIKQYNIPYNSLHDKGFPSIGCMPCTRAVAEGEDFRAGRWWWEDQSKKECGLHEVKQH
- a CDS encoding TonB-dependent receptor produces the protein MKIFTHSLKLIVLLLLLAPAVGFAQLNGSYILSGQVGDEHGKPLVGTTVSIKGTTNKTATDSTGKFSLTTSAKLPYTLVFTAVGFQPQEFYIKNANSALNIQLTSQSLLINEVVVTASRKEEKLLRSPVAIEKLSINALKQSPGPSFYDALENVKGVQMTTTSITLKVPNTRGFNSPNNFRFMQLVDGVDMQSATLGVPLGNAIGPTELDIASIEITPGAAAALYGTNAINGLSNLFTKDPFKYQGLSFYHRQAINHVGNDPLGTSSLTEDALRFAKAFNDKFAFKVNFSYLQGTDWQSNTQKDQNPGYLKTANPAYPELTGTSNAAYDGWNKYGDDALAGSNTVVIKGISVNGVARPNLTVARTGYNEVDLVDPHVTNLKLDGTLSYKITPNTILSYTYRYGRMDGVFQRGNKISLDGATVQNHKVELKGKEFLVRAYESIENTGNSFNVKPLADNLDLNHASNSAWATLYGNALKSYNGGVLTSANLAAAEQFARAAADKGRVEPGTQAFNDLRKTIIGINNWDIKSSLIPNAPVTGGAALIQKSHMYNAEAQWDLSSRVKVVDLLAGADVRVYSIIPDGNNFVDFSRPIADRNTPLPNGSFGKDVIYKKYGAFTQVTKTFFDEKLKLFGSIRWDYNPYFDPKFTPRLAAVYTVNENHNFRFTFQNGYRFPSLFEALSYVNNGRVKRVGSLPFINDGLGYLGNSYTQTSVTNFNAAVNAAPGGSTDANALANRKLLQVADLPPARPEQITSYEVGYKGIIADNKVFIDIDAYTNRYNGFLGQVQVFVPNGTTVGTDAAVLSMLDINRDPTTATSTNAASQGQSRYRVYTNAKNIYNNYGSSAGITYNFYKRYTISGNVSFNKLKAQSASDIFVTGFNTPEWSGNVSFGNREVVKNFGFNVVYKWQESFLWESPLVTGTVPAIGTVDAQVTYRVPVYYATFKLGATDIFNKRYYQYAGGPTIGGLYYVSVTLDGLLSGQQPK